From Terriglobales bacterium, one genomic window encodes:
- the glyS gene encoding glycine--tRNA ligase subunit beta yields MADFLLEIGLEEIPARMIDGAEAELCKRVAELLQRESLAQEAQLEPYSTPRRLAVLARGIAETQANAEEQVLGPSVKVAYKDGQATPAAQAFARKVNVDVAALKTVTTPKGEYLAATVTRKGRTAHEILAEALPKEISALYWAKNMYWRPGKPERFVRPVRWMVSLLGNEVVPVEYAGIRAARRSRGHRVLGKDVEIKEPASYASDLKHEGVFAKREERLALIRKELDRCCRTVPGARWREDGELLNTVVNLTEYPSVILGNFEREFLSLPEEVLVTVMRDHQKYFAVEDAGGKLAPHFLAVLNIDGDPAGIIRHGNERVLRARFRDARFFWDTDQKRPLRERAESLRNVTFQKDLGSYYDKTIRVQKLASQVSETLADANVKVRAGIVHKAALLAKTDLTTELVKEFTELQGIIGGLYAKAQGLDPAIGDAIYDQYKPESMEDRVPRTIEGAVLAIADKADSIAGMFALGLIPSGS; encoded by the coding sequence ATGGCAGATTTCTTGCTTGAGATCGGGCTCGAAGAGATTCCGGCGCGGATGATCGATGGCGCCGAGGCGGAGCTGTGCAAGCGCGTGGCGGAGCTGCTGCAGCGCGAATCGCTGGCACAAGAAGCCCAACTGGAGCCGTATTCGACGCCACGGCGATTGGCGGTGCTGGCCCGCGGAATTGCGGAAACGCAGGCGAACGCGGAAGAGCAGGTGCTGGGCCCATCCGTGAAGGTGGCGTACAAGGACGGACAGGCGACCCCGGCGGCGCAGGCTTTTGCGCGCAAGGTGAATGTCGACGTTGCGGCGCTGAAGACGGTCACCACGCCGAAGGGCGAATACCTGGCAGCAACGGTGACGCGCAAGGGGCGCACGGCACATGAAATCCTGGCGGAAGCGCTGCCGAAAGAAATCAGCGCACTGTACTGGGCGAAGAACATGTACTGGCGCCCAGGCAAGCCGGAGCGGTTCGTGCGCCCGGTGCGCTGGATGGTGTCGCTGCTGGGAAATGAAGTGGTGCCGGTAGAGTACGCGGGCATTCGCGCGGCGCGAAGATCGCGCGGACACCGGGTGCTGGGCAAGGATGTGGAGATCAAGGAACCGGCGTCCTACGCCTCCGACCTGAAGCATGAGGGCGTGTTCGCGAAGCGCGAAGAACGACTGGCGCTGATCCGCAAAGAACTCGACCGCTGCTGCCGGACGGTGCCGGGCGCGCGCTGGCGCGAAGACGGCGAACTGCTCAATACGGTCGTAAATCTCACCGAATATCCATCCGTCATCCTCGGCAACTTCGAGCGCGAGTTCCTGTCACTGCCGGAAGAGGTGCTGGTCACGGTAATGCGTGACCATCAAAAGTATTTCGCGGTGGAGGATGCCGGGGGAAAGCTGGCGCCGCATTTTCTGGCGGTGCTGAACATCGACGGCGATCCGGCGGGAATTATTCGCCACGGCAACGAGCGCGTGCTGCGGGCGCGGTTCCGCGATGCGCGCTTCTTCTGGGACACCGACCAGAAGCGCCCGCTGCGGGAGCGCGCCGAATCGCTGCGGAACGTCACCTTCCAGAAGGACTTGGGCAGCTACTACGACAAGACGATTCGGGTGCAGAAGCTGGCAAGCCAGGTTTCCGAGACGCTGGCGGACGCGAACGTCAAGGTGCGCGCAGGCATCGTGCACAAGGCGGCGCTGCTGGCCAAGACCGACCTGACAACCGAGCTGGTGAAGGAGTTCACCGAGCTACAGGGAATTATCGGCGGCCTGTACGCGAAGGCGCAGGGCCTGGATCCCGCCATCGGTGACGCAATTTACGACCAGTACAAACCGGAGTCGATGGAAGACAGGGTGCCGCGTACGATCGAGGGCGCGGTGCTGGCGATCGCCGACAAAGCGGATTCGATTGCCGGCATGTTCGCGCTGGGGCTGATACCGAGCGGGTCGAA